The DNA segment CTGTTCGGGGAAACCGGCCACCCCATTCGCACGACGGTCTCGGAAATGGGGCCATTGTTGCTCGCCAATTTGCTCGAGCTCAACGAGACGCAGGAAGGTGTGCTTTACGCGGCCTTCCGCATTGCCGACGAACAAGGTCTGTTGCTGCTCGATCTCAAGGATTTACGCGCCCTGTTGAGCTGGCTGAGCGAGAATCGCGCCACGCTTTCGCAGGCCTATGGCTTGCTCGCATCCTCTAGTATCGCCGCCATCCAGCGTCGCTTGCTGGTGTTGGATGAGCAGGGCGGTGATCATTTTTTCGGTGAACCTGCACTGCATCTGGCCGATCTCATGCAGCGCGATTTTTCCGGGCGCGGCGTGATCAGTCTGCTCGATGCGACACGGTTATATAGCCAGGCACCGCGTCTGTACAGCGCATTTCTGTTGTGGTTGCTCGCCGAGTTGTTCGAGGATTTGCCCGAGGTGGGTGATGCGCCACTGCCGCGACTGGTGTTTTTCTTCGACGAGGCGCACCTGCTGTTCGAGAATGCGCCGCGTGCGTTACAGGAAAAAATCGAACAAGTGGTGCGCCTCATCCGCTCCAAGGGCGTGGGTATCTATTTCGTGACGCAAAGCCCGACGGACGTGCCCGACGACGTACTTGGCCAGCTCGGCCTTAAGCTACAGCATGCTCTGCGCGCATTCACACCCAAGGATCGCAAGGCCATTCGCGCGGCGGCTGAAAATTTCCCCTCGAATCCAGACCTCGATGTGGCCGCGGTGCTAACCGATCTGGGCACCGGCGAGGCATTGGTTTCCTGTCTCGATGCTAAGGGGCGTCCGCAGGCGGTCGAACGCACGTTGATCGTGCCGCCACATTCGCGTATCGGTCCGCTGAGCCCAGAGGAGCGGCGCGAAGTCATCGGGCGTTCGCCGTTGTCCGGGCGCTATGATGCGGTGCAGGATCGCGACTCCGCCTACGAGGAGCTTAATCGCCGCGCACAGCAGCGGCAGACCGAAAGTGCCGCGCAGGCCCGCGCCGAGGCCAAAGCCAAGACCGCTGCCGCGCGCAAGCGCGTCCCGGCGGCCAGCCGCCGGCAGTCGGCTGGTGAGGCCTTGGTCAAAAGTGCCGCGCGAAGCATTGGCAGTCAGCTCGGTCGCCAGCTCATGCGCGGCGTGCTGGGGGCCTTGCTCGGGCGAGGTTGAGTGCGATGATCCACCGATCACCAGAAGGTGACTGGCGAAAAACATAAGGATATACCCGATGACCGTTTTGCCTCACACAGCCCTGGCGGGCGTCCTTGCGCCCGCGGTCTCGGTCTGCCCATCCCCGGTCTGCCTGGGCCTCTCAATGTCATTATCGATGTGCCTGGTGTGACGATGAGTTACACGAAGCTCATGGAGGGCGATGCGGTGCGTACAGGCTGGCATTTTGCCACATCCGTCGACGGCGTTGTTGCGCCCGCTATGGGCCGGGATCTTCACGATGAGCGGGTGCGGTGGACGCCGTGTCGAGGCGCTCGATCCAGCCCGCCTACAAGTACTGTTTGCGCACGCCGGTGGCCATCTTGATATCTAAACCCATCAGGTGCGCCTATTGGCTACCTGCGTGCGGGATAAGATGAACCGGGGTCAGATGGGTTGGCAGGGTTGCTTGGGAATGTATATCTTGTCTTGCTGGTTTATGCTTAAGCACTGCAGTTGAAGGAATATCACGATCACATTCCATTTCGTGACTGAGGGTCAATAATAAATCGTGACAAACGAACCGAAAAAAACGCTTGAAAATAAAACGGATATTTTTGTAGGAGGGCTCGATAAGGCGATCGATACGCACATGGATTGGACGCGCAGAATCCTGCGTTGCGCCGTTCTTGGAGAATCGCCTGGAAATGACGTGTTGAGACATAACGCGCATACACTGTGTCAGTTTGGGATTTGGTTTAACAAGGAAAGAGGTTTTTTTGATCTCGTCGATGCCAATGCAGCCAACTGTATAGAAAGAAATCATCTTGAAATGCATAACGCGATACGCATCCTCTGTGAAGACTTGATTGCTGGTCGAAAAGGGCAAGAGAGTGATTTGAAAACATTTGAGAAAACACAAGCCGAGTTGATTACGCTGTTATCGAAAATCAAGACCCTCGTACTCACGACCGTGGCCAGACGTGATCCGCTGACCGACCTGCCAATGCGATTTGGGATCGATGATGCATTTGATATTTTTCGGAAGGATGCCAAGCGTCGCGGCGAACGACTGTTTGTCGTGCTCATCGACGTCGATCACTTTAAGGATATCAACGACACCTATGGACATGGAGTCGGCGATGCTGCGCTGCGGCAAATCGCGGCTAGGTTAACCGCCACGGTTCGTGAAAATGAATCCTTGTATCGCTATGGTGGCGAAGAATTTTTGATACTGCTGCGCTGCCCGAAGCTCGATTGTCAAATTCATGCATCGAGACGTATCCATGAGGCCATCAGGAGCACTCCAATCACCCTGGACGAAGGCGCCACTCTTCATGTCACGATAACCCAGGGTGTTGCGGAGGTCGGCGTAAACGAGAGCTTTGCCAGTGCGGTCGAGCGCGCTGATATGGCGCTTTATGAAGGCAAGCGCGCCGGGCGCGATCGTTACGTCGTCGCGCAGGGTGAACCCGTTTGAATGGCTGAAGTGGGACGCGGCTCGGAGGGTGGGTTTACGGGTTACTTGATGCGAGCTTAATACCGAAACCGATCAGCGCGAGACCTGCCAGCCGCGTAGCCAATTTGCGGGCGAAGGGCAGACTCTTGAGTCGTTTCGCCACCGAATTGCCGAGCAACACCAGCCCCGCCTGATAGAGGAGACTGATAAGCGTGACATACACCATCATGGGGATCAGCGTCGTGTGGCTGGCCGTCGGACTCAGGAATAGCGGGAAAAAGGCGACGAAGAACAGCATCACCTTGGGGTTGGTGAGGCTTACGGCCAGCGCCTGCCGGAAATAGGTCCAGCCCGATTTGTCCGCTTCGGATCCGGTCGCTACTTCGTTCACCGGTTTGCGCAGCAACTGAATGCCCATCCAGATCAGGTAGCCTGCGCCAAACCACTGTATTGCGCGGAACAGCTCCGGATTGGCGTGCATCACGGCCGCGAGTCCAGCCATCGCGGCGAGCATATACACGAAATCCCCGCACAGTGTGCCGAACACCGCGCCCAGGCCTGCGCCGACGCCGTTGCGTGCGGTCGCGTTGAGGATGGCAATGGTGCCGGCGCCCGGAATGAGCTGAAACACGAGGATGGCGGCGATGAAACTACCGTAGTTCTGGATGTCGAACATCTGTTGTTCTCCGGGAAGGTATCGGTTCCGTGTGACCGTTATTTTAGCCCGATCCGGCGAAACAGTGAGGCATCCGGCGTGGCTCGAGTGGGCGTCAGGGTGATCGTCAATCGAATTCAAAGTGCATGCCCACCTTCATTGTTCCATCCGATAGCACGTTCGCGCGCAGACCACCATGACCGATCCAGGCCTTGATGACGTCCTTTTGAGTCGTGCCATCATTGGCCAGCAGCTCACCAAGAAAAGCGCAGGGCTCGCACAGCTCGACGCCGCGGAAGCGCACGCCGCCGATGCGAAATTCACGTCCCATCAGTTCGTTTAGGCGCACGCCTTCGGTGATCACGTTGCGACGCGTTGCGTGTTCGGCAATGACCTGCCTGTAGGCCGTGTTGTAGCGCGCGATCTCCTCCGTCTCGACGAAGGTGATGTTCTGCCCTGGCCACCGGCTCTTGTCGAAATTGCGGTCGCCAATGATGCCGCGGCCGGCGATCAGGCGGATTTCGGGCAGCGCCTGCTGTGTCCCGCGGGATTTATTGGCGATGTAGAGGGACTTGATCACCGCTGCCGTATTCTCTCGGTTGTGTTGTTCGGAGTCATTGGGCGCACGCTGATGCGAAGGCGCTGACGAGCGGCGCGGATTCGCCGCGCAATGCGACGCGTTCGGGCTGAAACAGCGTGGCGACGAAGAACGGGTGATCGTCTAGTTCCACCGCGCGCACCTCGCCATTGTCGGCGTCGGTCGCCGTCAGGCGCAGAGGGCCGCGTAGCAATTCTTTACGGAACACCTCGCTCAAGCCGAAGCTGCAGCGGTATTCCGCCGTGGCGCGCAGATCGCCGTAGATGGCCGCGAGTCGGCTGCCGGGGGTCAGATCGACCGTGCCGGTGGCTTCGATCAGCGCGCAGGCCAGTGGCGCGATGACCACCCGTGCGGCATCGGGCGCGGTTTCGGCATGGTCGGCATCGGCCCAGCCGAGCACGTTGCGGGCGTATTCCAGGATGGCGTGCTGGCAGCCGCCGCAGGTGCCGAGATAAGGAGTGCCGTTTTCGCGTGCGTGGCGGATGGCGAGGAGAGCACCGTCCATATTGCGGTAGGGGCTGGCGGGCACACACCAGAGTCCGTCGAAGCCGGCGATGCGCTCGGCCGCGCTGATTTCCTCGGTGGGCACCCATTCGAAGCCGATACCGAGACCGAGCTTGTCGGAAGCTTGTGCCAGAGCGTAAGGAATGGCGCGGTGGGCGGCCACGTTCGGGTTGTAGTCGCCGATCAGACCGATGTTGACGGTGGTGTTCATGTCGATTTTCTGCGTTGGTTTTGTCTGCTTGCGCGCCGGGAAGATGGCGTGGCGCGGACCTGAGCGAGAGGCCGGGCGCTCGGTGCGCGAGTGTATCGGTTCGTAGAGCGCCAGTAATTGGAAGCAACAATCCGTCAGGAGTTCCAGTCAGCTGCCGAGGGTGCTGAAATATTAGGGCGCATAGGGCGCGGGTTGCAAAAGTCCGGCGCTGCACCCGCTCCACGGGCCAGTGCGCTAGCCGTCGTGGTAAGCCTGATCGCCCGTGGCGAATACCGGGTGCTGGGTCTGTACGAACAGTCGGCCGCTTGGGTTGAGCAAGGCGGTGTTGATCGACGCCAGGCTACCGGGTAAGGGAGCGTATGCGCAGGCGTATGCCCGTACGTTACGTGCAGGCATGGTAAACGACAGCCGCGTGCGGCAAAACAGGCGCGGTACGGCTACGGTGCGTGAGTGCGGGAAGGCCCTGGTCGGTGTGTGTTGTGCCGTCGTCGGCGCAGGGCGTCTCGTCTGGGAGAATGAGGGTTCAGGGCTCACGGTGGCGAAACCTTGTCTGGGCGCCACCGGCGGGGGCCGGTGGCGCTAACGTCTGCCGATTCGGGCTGAGTGGGATTCGGTCTGGATCAACCGAACCTGGCTCCGGGGGTTTCGGGATCGCCCATCAGGGCCCGGGTCGTGAGCGCGGAAGGCGCCATCGCGACGGTAGCCGTGTGGCTCATCGACGCTGCCGGGCGAGGCCCGACGTAACGTCCCTCGGGTGTTTGCGGATCGCCCAGTAACGCCCGCGCGTTCAGTGCGTTGGGGATCAGTGCCGTGGCCACGTGCGGCATGCCGGTCGCGACGTCATGCATTGCGACGTAACGGCCTTCCGGCGTTTGCGGATTACCCATCAACGCCCGGGTCGCGACATGGTTGGTTGCCGATTGCGGCTGCGGCATGGCAGCAAGAGCCACTGGTATGGTCGCCGGTAGTGCCAGCGTGGCCAGTATTGCGGCCAATGCGGGTGCGGAGTGTGTGGAGCGTGCAGTTTTCATCGAGTGTCTGTACATGGTCGTACCTCCATGAGCAAGGGCACCGGTCGGTAGCCTTGCGAATATTGTTGGAATGTGTATAAAAACATATGGAAAAAATTGATTTTTATACACAAATATATCGACACCGGGTTGTGGTGAAGGTTTCATAGATCCTGTTTATGGCGCGAAAGTACGGGGGAGATGCACCGTGTCGGCTGTGAATGGAGGCGGCAGCAGCGACAGGGAGTGGGTCGGGGCACGCGCGCGAACCACTGACAGGTGGCACAGCCCATGCCCGTGGCGGTTGCCGAGTGCAGCGGATTTTCGGGGATGATCGGAGGGGGCGTCGGCGCTCGGAGGTAAGGACGGTGGCCGCGATTATGAAGGCGGGCGCCGTAGGGGGATTTAGCGCGCGGAGCAGGACGGGACGCCGGCTATCACTCGGAGGTGATCGATGTTTTCGTGCCGAGCAAGCCACCGGATTCCGACAGCGCCAGTTGCGTGCCGGGGGGCGTGTGCACCTCAGTCGCCAGGCGCGCGTCGCATGACCACCATCACCGCCATGGCCAGCATGCCGAGCAGCACGGTGACCGAGGCGATCCCGAGTATCGGCCCGAGCACCGGCTCGGGTACCCACCTGGCATAAAGCAGGAACAGGCAGATGAGTAGCACCAGCGTGCCGGCTTGGTGGGCATAGAATTGTAGGGTAGCCAGTCGGCAGTTCGCTTCGTGAAGCCAGAGTTTATGGCAGAGCGCGTAGAAGAACGACACCACGAAGCCGAGCAGCATGATGTGGGCATGCGTGACGAGTTGGCCGTGATCTTGCGAGGCGGCCATGTGAATGCCCAGCCCCAGGCCGACGATAGCGTAGACCAGCGCGGTAAACAGGTATTTTCTATCCATGTGCCGATTCCCCCTCGTTTGTTATTCGGGGGCGTCATCGTATCCCTGCCTGCGCCGCCTCCCGCCAGCCTTATTCCCTAGCCAGTCGCCGGTAGGCTGTCAAGTCGGCGCGCTTGCGTCGCCGCCATGATCGCGTAGACTCAGCTCCGTACTTGACTACGGACATGACGATGACGAACAGCCTGGCATCCCTGACTATCGGCGGCTTCGCGAAGGCCGCTGGCGTCGGAATCGAGACCATCCGTTTCTATCAGCGAAAGGGTCTCCTCGGCAAACCGACGCGCCCGCCGGGCAGCGTCCGTCGCTATGGCGAGGCCGACGTCGCGCGGTTGAAATTCATCAAATCCGCCCAGCGGATCGGTTTCAACCTGGAGGAAATTGGACATCTGCTGCACCTGGACGACGGTGCGCACTGCGAGGAGGCCGCGCTGCTCGCAGCCCAGCGTTTGCGAGATGTGCGCGAACGGCTGCAGGATCTGACGCGTATGGAAGCGGCGCTGGCTGGCCTGGTCGAGCGCTGCGCCGGACAGCATGAAGAGGCAGCTTGCCCGCTCATTGCGGCCCTGCATGGCGGGGCGGACGTGATCGGCGGATGACCCACTGGGTGTTCGGCGTGTTCGCCTGAGGTAGGCTCGCCTAGCGGATGAAGAAGCAATCGGTTCCGAACAAATAATGAAGCTGGTCGGTTTTCCGATACATTCAACCTACCCTCAAGATGAATGCCTCGCATTAACTTGTGATGCCCCATCTCACGCGGCGCGAAAAATAGGATTGAGGTACTCTGGAAAAGGCTTATTTTCGGTTACCCGGGTGGCGTCGCGCATGCCATTGTCGAATGTGTAGAGAGCTATTTGGCCCATTCAATGTGCGTGTGTTGTGGCAGCAGCGCAGAGGCGAAATCTAATGTGGATTTGACGATCTGTGCTCCTTCTGGGGTCGAAATCCAGACCAGAGCACCGCAGTTGATGAC comes from the Acidihalobacter yilgarnensis genome and includes:
- the merR gene encoding Hg(II)-responsive transcriptional regulator, whose product is MTNSLASLTIGGFAKAAGVGIETIRFYQRKGLLGKPTRPPGSVRRYGEADVARLKFIKSAQRIGFNLEEIGHLLHLDDGAHCEEAALLAAQRLRDVRERLQDLTRMEAALAGLVERCAGQHEEAACPLIAALHGGADVIGG
- a CDS encoding CTP synthase C-terminal region-related (seleno)protein, giving the protein MNTTVNIGLIGDYNPNVAAHRAIPYALAQASDKLGLGIGFEWVPTEEISAAERIAGFDGLWCVPASPYRNMDGALLAIRHARENGTPYLGTCGGCQHAILEYARNVLGWADADHAETAPDAARVVIAPLACALIEATGTVDLTPGSRLAAIYGDLRATAEYRCSFGLSEVFRKELLRGPLRLTATDADNGEVRAVELDDHPFFVATLFQPERVALRGESAPLVSAFASACAQ
- a CDS encoding LysE family translocator gives rise to the protein MFDIQNYGSFIAAILVFQLIPGAGTIAILNATARNGVGAGLGAVFGTLCGDFVYMLAAMAGLAAVMHANPELFRAIQWFGAGYLIWMGIQLLRKPVNEVATGSEADKSGWTYFRQALAVSLTNPKVMLFFVAFFPLFLSPTASHTTLIPMMVYVTLISLLYQAGLVLLGNSVAKRLKSLPFARKLATRLAGLALIGFGIKLASSNP
- a CDS encoding diguanylate cyclase: MTNEPKKTLENKTDIFVGGLDKAIDTHMDWTRRILRCAVLGESPGNDVLRHNAHTLCQFGIWFNKERGFFDLVDANAANCIERNHLEMHNAIRILCEDLIAGRKGQESDLKTFEKTQAELITLLSKIKTLVLTTVARRDPLTDLPMRFGIDDAFDIFRKDAKRRGERLFVVLIDVDHFKDINDTYGHGVGDAALRQIAARLTATVRENESLYRYGGEEFLILLRCPKLDCQIHASRRIHEAIRSTPITLDEGATLHVTITQGVAEVGVNESFASAVERADMALYEGKRAGRDRYVVAQGEPV
- a CDS encoding helicase HerA-like domain-containing protein, whose amino-acid sequence is MNSTAEEVLVGGASGTQVMQLARMSNRHGLIAGATGTGKTVSLQILAEGFSRLDVPVFAADIKGDLSGLAAAAAPHPKIQARVDGIPVPDYRAEASPVLFWDLFGETGHPIRTTVSEMGPLLLANLLELNETQEGVLYAAFRIADEQGLLLLDLKDLRALLSWLSENRATLSQAYGLLASSSIAAIQRRLLVLDEQGGDHFFGEPALHLADLMQRDFSGRGVISLLDATRLYSQAPRLYSAFLLWLLAELFEDLPEVGDAPLPRLVFFFDEAHLLFENAPRALQEKIEQVVRLIRSKGVGIYFVTQSPTDVPDDVLGQLGLKLQHALRAFTPKDRKAIRAAAENFPSNPDLDVAAVLTDLGTGEALVSCLDAKGRPQAVERTLIVPPHSRIGPLSPEERREVIGRSPLSGRYDAVQDRDSAYEELNRRAQQRQTESAAQARAEAKAKTAAARKRVPAASRRQSAGEALVKSAARSIGSQLGRQLMRGVLGALLGRG
- a CDS encoding TonB-dependent receptor, whose translation is MDRKYLFTALVYAIVGLGLGIHMAASQDHGQLVTHAHIMLLGFVVSFFYALCHKLWLHEANCRLATLQFYAHQAGTLVLLICLFLLYARWVPEPVLGPILGIASVTVLLGMLAMAVMVVMRRAPGD
- a CDS encoding MOSC domain-containing protein, with product MIKSLYIANKSRGTQQALPEIRLIAGRGIIGDRNFDKSRWPGQNITFVETEEIARYNTAYRQVIAEHATRRNVITEGVRLNELMGREFRIGGVRFRGVELCEPCAFLGELLANDGTTQKDVIKAWIGHGGLRANVLSDGTMKVGMHFEFD